One window of Solwaraspora sp. WMMA2056 genomic DNA carries:
- a CDS encoding transposase gives MPAPKKYPDELRARAVRLYRESDPKPVIRRLADQLGVHHEALRNWIRQDEADQGQRGDRPTTDMVEENRRLRRENTELRRANEILKAASVYFAQELDPTRRRS, from the coding sequence GTGCCAGCACCGAAGAAGTACCCCGATGAGCTGCGTGCTCGTGCTGTCCGGTTGTATCGGGAGTCGGATCCGAAGCCGGTGATCCGTCGGCTGGCTGACCAGCTCGGCGTGCATCACGAGGCGCTGCGCAACTGGATCCGTCAGGACGAGGCCGACCAGGGTCAGCGCGGTGATCGGCCGACGACGGACATGGTTGAGGAGAACCGGCGGTTGCGGCGGGAGAACACCGAGTTGCGCAGGGCGAACGAGATCTTGAAGGCCGCGTCGGTGTATTTCGCCCAGGAGCTCGACCCGACCCGGCGTCGGTCATGA
- a CDS encoding IS3 family transposase, whose translation MRFVDEHRGRYAVALLLRVLNITASTYYGWRDKTVRPCDRAEVDRALLSNIHEIWVASGHTYGADRVHRRLARDGVRVGRKRVERLMAGQGWQGAFLRRGWRGGSTKQDPRHTPAPDLVNRDFTASAPNRLWVADATRIPCGQGVFWLAAVRDAFSNRIVGWKTSDRCDTDLILGALEYGIWSRDVRDQELIHHSDKGSNYTSFRFGQRLADNGILPSMGSTGDSYDNALMENFFSTLKTELVYRTSWRTRDEAENAIFTYIDGWYNPRRIQRDLGYLSPDEYETAWASTRIDQPDSNGTIPAPTGVR comes from the coding sequence ATGAGGTTCGTTGACGAACATCGTGGCCGTTACGCGGTCGCGCTCCTGCTACGGGTCCTGAACATCACCGCGTCGACGTACTACGGCTGGCGCGACAAGACGGTCCGGCCGTGTGATCGGGCTGAGGTCGACCGGGCGTTGTTGTCCAACATCCACGAGATCTGGGTCGCGTCGGGGCACACCTATGGCGCGGACCGGGTGCATCGGCGGTTGGCGCGGGACGGTGTCCGGGTCGGCCGTAAGCGGGTGGAGCGGCTGATGGCCGGCCAGGGTTGGCAGGGGGCGTTCCTGCGACGTGGCTGGCGGGGCGGGTCCACGAAGCAGGACCCGCGGCACACTCCGGCACCGGACCTGGTCAACCGGGACTTCACCGCGTCGGCGCCGAACCGGTTGTGGGTTGCCGACGCGACCCGGATCCCGTGCGGTCAGGGTGTGTTCTGGCTGGCGGCGGTCCGGGACGCGTTCTCGAACCGGATCGTGGGGTGGAAGACCTCCGATCGGTGCGACACCGACCTGATCCTCGGCGCGTTGGAGTACGGGATCTGGTCGCGGGATGTGCGGGATCAGGAGTTGATCCACCACAGCGACAAGGGGTCGAACTATACGTCGTTCCGGTTCGGGCAACGGTTGGCGGACAACGGGATTCTGCCGTCGATGGGTTCCACTGGGGATAGTTATGACAACGCTCTGATGGAGAACTTCTTCTCGACGTTGAAGACCGAGTTGGTGTACCGGACGTCGTGGCGGACCCGCGACGAGGCCGAGAACGCGATCTTCACCTACATCGACGGGTGGTACAACCCTCGTCGGATCCAGCGTGACCTCGGCTACCTCAGCCCGGACGAGTACGAGACCGCCTGGGCGTCGACACGAATCGATCAGCCAGACTCGAACGGAACCATCCCGGCGCCGACCGGCGTCAGGTAA